One region of Candidatus Neomarinimicrobiota bacterium genomic DNA includes:
- the infC gene encoding translation initiation factor IF-3, which translates to MKDELRVNEDIRVHKVRLIDNEGEQLGIVDIKEARNLGEERGYDLVEVAPNADPPVVRLLDYGKYLYEQKKKEKEAKKKQHTIEVKEVRFRPQIEEHDFQTKLNHMRKFLENGNKVKVTVFFRGREMEYQEFGRELMDRVVEETEDVAKVDGKPNMEGRTMVMYLMGDPNN; encoded by the coding sequence TTGAAGGACGAATTACGAGTTAATGAAGACATCAGAGTTCATAAGGTACGGCTCATCGATAATGAAGGTGAACAGCTCGGCATTGTGGACATCAAGGAAGCTCGTAACCTGGGGGAGGAACGCGGCTATGATCTGGTAGAGGTCGCGCCGAATGCTGACCCTCCGGTTGTCCGACTACTCGATTACGGAAAGTATCTGTACGAACAGAAGAAAAAGGAAAAAGAAGCGAAAAAGAAACAGCATACCATCGAGGTCAAGGAAGTCCGGTTCCGCCCTCAGATCGAGGAACATGACTTCCAGACGAAATTAAACCACATGCGGAAGTTCCTTGAAAACGGGAACAAGGTGAAGGTGACCGTCTTTTTCCGGGGCCGGGAAATGGAGTACCAGGAATTCGGCCGGGAACTGATGGATCGCGTCGTTGAGGAAACCGAAGATGTGGCCAAGGTTGACGGGAAGCCGAATATGGAAGGCCGGACGATGGTCATGTATTTAATGGGAGATCCTAATAATTAA
- the thrS gene encoding threonine--tRNA ligase — MNEITVTLPDGSSHSYPKGTTPLEVARSIGEGLARAAVAAKIDGKQVDITRPIEDDCSIEIITIDSDEGHEVLWHSTSHLMAQAVKQLYPEAQIAIGPPIEKGFYYDIDVDDTFSDEDLEKIEERMMAIANEDYEVEREEKSIDDLIDLFDERNEQYKIELLKQIRDEEGDNSASIYWQGDFVDLCRGPHAPSTGWIKHFKLLNVAGAYWRGDENNQMLQRIYGTSWPTEKELQKYIEQLEEAKKRDHRKLGKELDLFSFHKESPASPFFHPKGTIIYNGLIEHIREMYQEQDYDEVITPQILDLDLWHRSGHYENYKENMYFTSQLDGKQQYAVKPMNCPTHTFIYDSQKRSYRDLPIRIADFGRLHRYERTGATGGLTRVRSFAQDDAHIFCMVEQIQSEVVTLVEAILHTYELFDFDSVEIELSTMPEKHIGDVETWEHAESILKEALESQGYEYDINEGDGAFYGPKIDFIVKDALDRDWQLGTVQLDFMMPERFDLTYTASSGDEERPVMVHRAILGSLERFIGILLEHTYGELPLWLTPLQFQIMPITDDHHEYAHDLKKQFTEAGIRVEVDDRSEKVGAKIRESELQKVPYMGIVGDREVENGTISLRQHTVGDLGAIPINEVIKRLQQEIQEKRMRVNTKQED, encoded by the coding sequence ATGAACGAAATCACAGTAACTCTCCCAGACGGCTCATCACACTCGTATCCCAAAGGTACCACTCCACTCGAAGTTGCCCGCTCAATTGGTGAGGGGCTTGCCAGGGCTGCGGTAGCAGCGAAAATTGATGGAAAACAGGTTGATATTACCCGTCCAATCGAAGACGATTGTTCCATAGAAATCATTACCATCGATTCGGATGAGGGGCATGAAGTGCTTTGGCACAGCACATCTCATTTAATGGCGCAGGCAGTGAAGCAGTTGTATCCCGAGGCACAGATCGCTATTGGCCCGCCGATTGAAAAGGGATTTTATTACGACATCGACGTGGACGATACCTTCTCCGACGAAGATCTGGAGAAAATTGAAGAGCGGATGATGGCCATCGCGAATGAAGATTACGAAGTGGAACGGGAAGAGAAGTCCATCGATGACCTTATCGATCTGTTCGACGAACGGAATGAACAGTACAAAATCGAGTTACTTAAGCAGATCCGGGATGAGGAAGGCGACAATTCGGCGTCCATCTACTGGCAGGGCGATTTTGTGGATCTCTGCCGCGGTCCACACGCACCATCCACCGGATGGATTAAGCATTTCAAACTGTTGAACGTGGCCGGAGCCTACTGGCGCGGTGATGAAAATAACCAGATGCTCCAGCGAATTTACGGAACCAGCTGGCCCACCGAGAAAGAACTGCAGAAGTATATCGAACAGTTGGAGGAGGCCAAAAAGCGGGATCACCGCAAACTGGGCAAAGAATTAGATTTGTTCAGCTTCCATAAGGAGTCTCCGGCATCTCCCTTTTTTCATCCCAAGGGCACCATAATTTATAACGGTCTTATCGAGCATATCCGGGAGATGTACCAAGAGCAGGATTACGATGAAGTAATCACTCCACAGATTCTGGATCTGGATCTTTGGCACCGATCCGGACACTACGAGAATTACAAGGAAAATATGTACTTCACCTCCCAGCTGGATGGCAAACAGCAGTACGCGGTGAAGCCAATGAACTGCCCGACCCATACCTTTATCTACGACTCGCAGAAGCGCTCTTACCGCGACCTGCCCATTCGTATAGCGGATTTCGGGCGCCTGCATCGCTATGAGCGTACCGGCGCCACCGGCGGGCTGACACGGGTCCGCTCCTTTGCCCAGGATGATGCGCACATCTTCTGCATGGTGGAGCAGATTCAGTCCGAAGTCGTTACCCTGGTCGAAGCAATTCTCCATACTTACGAATTGTTCGATTTTGACAGTGTGGAGATCGAATTATCCACCATGCCGGAAAAACATATTGGAGATGTGGAAACCTGGGAGCATGCCGAATCAATCCTGAAAGAGGCGTTAGAATCCCAGGGGTATGAGTATGATATTAACGAGGGCGATGGCGCCTTCTATGGGCCCAAGATTGATTTTATTGTAAAAGACGCGCTGGATCGGGATTGGCAACTTGGGACCGTGCAGCTGGACTTCATGATGCCGGAGCGATTCGATTTGACTTATACCGCATCCAGCGGTGATGAAGAGCGCCCGGTGATGGTACACCGCGCGATCCTGGGATCGCTGGAACGATTCATTGGAATTCTGTTAGAGCATACATATGGTGAATTGCCGCTCTGGCTGACGCCGTTGCAGTTCCAGATTATGCCGATTACTGATGATCACCATGAATACGCCCATGATCTGAAAAAGCAATTTACTGAAGCCGGTATCCGGGTGGAAGTTGACGATCGTAGCGAAAAGGTCGGGGCGAAAATTCGGGAATCGGAACTTCAGAAAGTCCCCTACATGGGCATTGTTGGAGACCGGGAAGTCGAAAACGGAACTATCTCTCTTCGGCAGCACACCGTCGGAGATCTGGGAGCGATTCCCATCAACGAAGTTATAAAAAGATTACAGCAGGAAATTCAGGAAAAACGTATGAGAGTTAATACAAAACAGGAGGATTAA
- the rpmI gene encoding 50S ribosomal protein L35: MPKMKSNRGAKKRFKKTAKGKVKRHSAYAAHKLSGKTAEQKRRLRKSKIVDKADEKRVKRMLAN, from the coding sequence ATGCCAAAGATGAAAAGTAATCGCGGAGCAAAAAAACGGTTTAAGAAAACGGCCAAAGGTAAAGTAAAACGACATAGCGCCTATGCGGCTCATAAACTCTCCGGGAAAACTGCCGAACAAAAGCGGCGTCTCCGGAAGTCCAAGATCGTTGATAAGGCCGATGAAAAACGCGTTAAAAGAATGCTAGCAAATTAA
- a CDS encoding S41 family peptidase: protein MKDFFRYRKLRITIAALLLILGTSYFAFADYYEDLSRQIRLFTELYKELVVNYVDQVNPEALVEAGITGMLETLDPYTVYLEEEDQHNIQSLTEGKYGGVGIRLGVRQDTLTVIAPIEGSPAMRAGIQAGDKIVQIDTVRTAEMRLSKAANYMRGEPGTNVTLTILRPGFEERIPFVLERASIEVHDLAYADYIGEDIAYLRLTSFSKNSDSELRKAFEDLTIENSSGLILDLRGNPGGLLTSALDVVELFVEPDVDVLSTKGRTDKSNNTFTTNREAVVPQDLPIAVLVDHGSASASEIVAGVLQDLDRAIILGKSTFGKGLVQTVVPLTRESAIKITTAKYYIPSGRLIQKQDYFNEDVIAEPTRDDSIFYTRNDRKVYGGGGITPDLTVKSDTMPRAVRSIAAGNHFFHFSVSYHNNHPDIAPSMEVSDSIYTAFLDYLDQKEFQYRTGAHKHFERFVSSLDTTELERPDIAGAVETFESHFASKEHWKDRKSSRDWITRILTRELAQVYGGTKARIRADLEHDNTLQTARQVLRDQSEYRAQLGFAVASTNGGE, encoded by the coding sequence ATGAAAGATTTTTTTCGATATAGAAAACTACGAATAACCATCGCAGCATTGCTGCTGATCCTTGGTACGTCTTACTTCGCCTTTGCGGATTACTATGAGGACCTCAGCCGACAAATAAGACTGTTTACCGAATTGTACAAGGAACTGGTGGTGAATTACGTGGATCAGGTCAACCCGGAAGCGCTGGTGGAGGCCGGAATCACCGGGATGCTCGAGACACTGGACCCGTATACAGTCTATCTGGAAGAGGAGGATCAGCACAATATCCAGTCTCTGACCGAAGGGAAATACGGCGGAGTTGGCATCCGGTTAGGCGTGCGGCAGGATACATTAACGGTAATCGCCCCCATTGAAGGTAGTCCGGCGATGCGTGCCGGGATTCAGGCGGGAGATAAAATTGTCCAGATTGATACAGTCCGGACTGCCGAAATGCGGCTATCCAAAGCGGCGAACTATATGCGGGGTGAGCCGGGTACCAATGTGACGCTTACTATCCTCAGGCCTGGATTTGAGGAACGGATTCCCTTTGTGCTGGAGCGGGCAAGCATCGAAGTTCACGATCTGGCATATGCAGACTACATCGGCGAAGATATCGCGTATCTCCGTCTGACATCTTTCTCAAAGAATTCCGACAGCGAGCTGCGAAAGGCTTTTGAGGATCTCACAATCGAAAATTCCAGCGGGCTTATTCTTGACCTCCGGGGCAATCCAGGCGGACTGCTGACTTCGGCGCTGGATGTAGTTGAACTCTTTGTTGAGCCAGATGTGGATGTTTTATCCACGAAAGGCCGGACAGATAAATCAAATAATACTTTCACCACAAATCGGGAGGCAGTCGTCCCACAGGATCTTCCGATTGCCGTGCTGGTGGATCACGGTTCGGCATCCGCTAGTGAGATTGTCGCCGGGGTTCTTCAGGATCTCGACAGGGCGATCATCCTTGGGAAAAGCACCTTCGGAAAAGGGCTGGTACAGACCGTGGTGCCGCTGACCCGGGAATCAGCGATCAAAATTACTACCGCGAAATACTATATTCCGAGTGGACGGCTCATCCAAAAGCAGGATTATTTTAACGAAGACGTGATTGCTGAGCCGACCAGGGATGATAGTATATTCTACACACGGAACGACCGAAAAGTGTACGGTGGAGGAGGAATTACTCCCGACTTAACAGTCAAATCCGACACTATGCCGAGAGCAGTTCGTTCAATTGCGGCGGGGAACCATTTCTTCCATTTCTCAGTGTCATACCACAATAATCATCCGGACATAGCACCGTCCATGGAAGTCAGCGACTCAATATATACCGCTTTCCTGGATTATCTTGACCAAAAGGAATTTCAATACAGGACCGGCGCACATAAGCACTTTGAGCGGTTTGTTTCATCTCTGGACACCACCGAACTTGAGCGCCCGGATATTGCCGGAGCTGTAGAGACGTTCGAATCGCACTTTGCCTCGAAAGAGCATTGGAAAGACCGAAAGAGCAGCCGGGACTGGATCACCAGGATATTGACCAGAGAACTGGCACAGGTCTATGGCGGAACCAAGGCCAGAATCCGGGCTGATCTGGAACACGATAATACGCTGCAAACGGCCAGGCAGGTCCTGCGGGATCAGAGTGAATACAGAGCGCAGCTCGGATTTGCCGTCGCATCCACTAATGGCGGTGAATAA
- the rsmI gene encoding 16S rRNA (cytidine(1402)-2'-O)-methyltransferase: MDTGNLYIVATPIGNLADITYRAVRILSEVALVAAEDTRVTGRLLNEYGIETRMISYHDHNKEGKTPQLIERLLAGDDIAIVSDAGTPGISDPAFYLVREAIRNNIKCVPIPGPSAGISALVASGLPTDRWVFEGFLPKKKGRHTRLLEMAKESRTIVLYESKYRLVKTLEDIQEYWGDRQVVVGREITKKFEEFARGTCSEMTAHFNENSPRGEFVIIVEGNRE, translated from the coding sequence ATGGATACCGGAAATCTTTATATCGTTGCAACACCTATTGGCAACCTGGCGGACATCACCTACCGGGCGGTGCGGATATTGTCTGAGGTTGCCTTAGTTGCTGCGGAGGACACCCGCGTCACCGGTCGGTTGCTGAATGAGTACGGGATTGAAACGAGAATGATAAGCTATCACGATCACAATAAAGAGGGAAAGACCCCACAATTAATCGAACGACTGCTGGCCGGTGATGATATTGCCATCGTCTCCGATGCCGGTACACCGGGGATCAGCGATCCGGCGTTTTACCTGGTACGGGAAGCGATCCGCAACAATATAAAATGCGTACCGATCCCGGGTCCTTCGGCCGGGATATCAGCGCTTGTGGCATCCGGCCTTCCGACCGATCGCTGGGTGTTTGAGGGATTTCTTCCAAAGAAGAAGGGGCGGCATACCCGGCTGCTGGAAATGGCAAAAGAATCCCGGACGATAGTGCTGTACGAATCGAAATATCGACTCGTGAAAACGCTGGAAGATATTCAGGAGTACTGGGGAGACCGCCAGGTGGTGGTCGGCCGGGAAATTACCAAAAAATTCGAGGAATTCGCCCGGGGGACCTGTTCGGAAATGACCGCCCATTTTAATGAGAATTCACCCCGTGGTGAATTTGTGATCATTGTGGAGGGTAACAGAGAGTGA
- the pheS gene encoding phenylalanine--tRNA ligase subunit alpha — protein sequence MALTDDIDNIREEFSEAIESARDDLEALESLRIKYLGKKGKVQQLFSLIGQADPDERPKIGKLVNDLKDEVTSKLEAAKEAAETAREEEAADIDVTLPGHQPFVGHNHPLSLTIREMSEIFNSMGFITMEGPEVETDYYNFEALNIPKDHPARDMQDTFYLDDEVVLRTHTSPVQVRVMEKYDPPVRIIVPGRTYRNEAVSARSNCLFYQVEGLYVDEGVTFADLKGTLEEFVHRFFSASATVRFRPSFFPFTEPSVEMDISCFICGGSGCRLCKNEGWLEILGAGMVDPNVYRYVGYDAEKYTGFAFGIGVDRIALMKYGINDIRLLYESDLRLLRQF from the coding sequence ATGGCGTTAACTGACGATATTGACAATATTCGGGAAGAATTCTCCGAAGCGATCGAATCCGCCAGAGATGACCTGGAGGCGCTTGAGTCTCTCCGCATAAAATATCTCGGCAAAAAGGGTAAGGTTCAACAGCTCTTCAGCCTGATTGGTCAGGCCGACCCGGACGAACGTCCGAAAATCGGAAAATTAGTGAATGACCTGAAGGATGAGGTGACCTCCAAGCTGGAAGCGGCGAAGGAGGCTGCTGAGACCGCCAGAGAAGAAGAGGCGGCAGATATCGATGTCACGCTACCGGGGCATCAACCGTTTGTCGGACATAATCATCCACTCTCCCTTACAATCCGGGAAATGTCGGAGATCTTCAACTCCATGGGATTTATTACTATGGAAGGTCCGGAAGTTGAAACTGATTACTACAACTTCGAGGCGCTCAATATTCCCAAAGACCATCCTGCCAGGGATATGCAGGATACTTTCTACTTAGACGATGAGGTCGTCCTGCGGACCCATACTTCACCGGTACAGGTACGGGTAATGGAGAAGTACGATCCACCTGTCCGGATTATTGTCCCGGGGAGGACCTACCGGAACGAAGCCGTCAGTGCACGCAGCAATTGCCTGTTCTACCAGGTTGAAGGCCTTTATGTGGATGAAGGCGTCACTTTTGCCGATCTAAAGGGGACTTTAGAGGAATTCGTCCATCGGTTCTTTAGTGCATCGGCAACGGTACGGTTTCGACCGAGTTTCTTTCCGTTCACCGAGCCAAGTGTTGAAATGGATATTTCGTGCTTCATCTGTGGCGGAAGCGGTTGTCGTCTGTGTAAAAATGAGGGCTGGCTGGAAATCCTCGGTGCAGGGATGGTCGACCCCAATGTCTACCGTTACGTTGGCTATGATGCCGAAAAATACACTGGCTTTGCCTTCGGTATCGGCGTCGACAGGATTGCGCTGATGAAATACGGCATCAACGATATACGGTTGCTGTATGAGAGCGACTTACGACTCCTGCGACAATTTTAG
- the tmk gene encoding dTMP kinase has protein sequence MNNRNVKNGLLVTFEGIDGSGKSTQATMLLHRLTKEGYDALLVREPGGTDISEKIRDVLLDIRHQNMADTTELLLYAASRAQLVAEKIEPHLARNVVVICDRYTDSTMAYQGYGRQINTEFIRNLNALATQEIIPDLTFIIDVELEIAKNRQSNGPTDRLEMEKAEFKKRVRDGYRQIAKDEPDRAHILSGTRSIDELHSDIWTLTQQNIQSLTKQRTES, from the coding sequence ATGAATAACCGGAATGTTAAAAATGGGCTCCTGGTTACCTTCGAGGGGATAGACGGTTCGGGTAAGTCCACCCAGGCGACAATGTTACTCCACCGCTTGACCAAAGAAGGGTATGACGCGTTATTGGTTCGGGAGCCTGGCGGCACGGACATCTCGGAAAAGATCAGGGACGTGCTCCTGGATATCCGGCATCAGAACATGGCGGACACGACCGAATTGTTACTGTATGCCGCCAGCCGGGCGCAGTTGGTTGCGGAAAAAATTGAGCCACACCTTGCCCGGAATGTAGTGGTGATCTGCGATCGGTATACGGATTCCACAATGGCCTACCAGGGATACGGGCGCCAGATCAACACAGAATTTATCCGGAATCTCAATGCATTGGCCACCCAGGAGATAATTCCGGATCTGACATTCATCATTGATGTGGAATTGGAGATAGCTAAAAACCGGCAGTCTAACGGTCCGACCGATCGATTGGAAATGGAGAAGGCGGAGTTCAAGAAGCGCGTTCGTGATGGCTATCGGCAAATTGCAAAAGACGAACCTGACCGGGCACACATTCTATCCGGGACTCGATCCATTGACGAGCTCCATTCGGATATCTGGACCTTGACCCAACAAAATATTCAATCACTCACAAAACAAAGAACAGAGTCATGA
- the rplT gene encoding 50S ribosomal protein L20, producing MPRSNSSRPRKHRHKKVVQQAKGYFGARSKLYRTAKDAVEKAMLYSYRDRRQRKREFRSLWITRINAAARQHGMSYSRFIHGLKEANIELNRKMLADIAVRDPEGFEAIVKKVQ from the coding sequence ATGCCACGCTCGAATAGTTCAAGACCAAGAAAACACCGCCACAAAAAGGTTGTCCAACAAGCTAAAGGCTACTTTGGCGCCCGGTCGAAGCTGTATCGCACTGCCAAGGATGCAGTGGAAAAGGCCATGCTGTATTCCTACCGGGATCGACGTCAGAGAAAGCGGGAATTCCGGAGTCTCTGGATTACCCGGATCAACGCCGCAGCACGCCAGCACGGCATGAGTTATTCCAGGTTTATTCATGGATTAAAGGAAGCCAATATCGAACTGAACCGGAAAATGCTCGCCGATATCGCCGTGCGTGATCCCGAGGGATTCGAGGCGATCGTCAAAAAAGTGCAGTGA
- the lat gene encoding L-lysine 6-transaminase, with protein sequence MSRTAPEKVHEVIGKNMLADGLEPIVDLEKSHGSWVHDPISGRDYLDLFSCFASMPVGWNHPRVVARKEELAAAAVNKPTNSDIYSTQMADFVETFTDIAKPDYFKYMFFISGGALAVENALKASFDWKYQKELAKGNEIDPNAMKVLHFEKAFHGRTGYTLSLTNTADPRKTQYFPKFDWPRVSTPAVTFPITAENLSNAQKLEKKAINEINEYLEKYPDTIAALIIEPIQGEGGDNHFRDAFMVQLREICDEHDIMFVMDEVQSGVGITGKFWAHEHFSINPDMIAFGKKSQVCGFMSTDRIDDVEKNVFHESSRLNSTWGGNIVDMVRFMIYLEIIQEENLVSHAEQKGHYLQEKLLTLKEQHPEMIINPRGRGLMCAFDLPDSETRNTLMQAIWKEGALILGSGTKTIRFRPHLNVSTEEIDQGIEIVKKALTEI encoded by the coding sequence ATGTCCAGAACCGCGCCTGAAAAGGTTCATGAAGTCATTGGAAAGAATATGTTGGCCGATGGGCTGGAACCCATTGTCGATTTGGAAAAAAGCCACGGAAGCTGGGTACATGATCCTATCTCCGGACGAGATTACCTGGATCTCTTTTCTTGTTTTGCCAGTATGCCGGTGGGTTGGAATCATCCCAGGGTGGTTGCCCGCAAAGAGGAACTGGCGGCGGCCGCTGTTAACAAGCCGACGAATTCTGATATTTATTCCACACAGATGGCGGACTTCGTTGAGACATTCACAGATATAGCGAAGCCTGACTATTTTAAATATATGTTTTTTATTAGTGGTGGAGCACTGGCAGTAGAAAATGCCCTAAAGGCTTCTTTCGACTGGAAATACCAGAAGGAATTAGCCAAGGGAAATGAGATCGATCCCAATGCAATGAAGGTCCTCCATTTTGAGAAAGCCTTCCACGGCAGGACGGGTTACACGCTGTCGCTGACCAATACCGCCGATCCGAGGAAAACACAGTATTTTCCGAAATTCGACTGGCCCCGGGTTTCGACTCCGGCGGTAACGTTCCCGATCACTGCGGAGAACCTGTCCAATGCGCAGAAGCTTGAGAAGAAGGCAATCAATGAGATTAACGAATACCTGGAGAAATACCCGGATACGATTGCCGCGCTCATCATCGAACCCATCCAGGGTGAAGGTGGCGATAACCATTTCCGCGATGCATTCATGGTACAGCTCCGGGAAATCTGTGACGAGCACGATATCATGTTTGTGATGGATGAGGTGCAGTCAGGCGTCGGTATCACCGGTAAATTCTGGGCGCACGAGCACTTCTCGATAAATCCTGACATGATTGCCTTCGGGAAAAAGAGCCAGGTGTGCGGATTCATGAGCACCGATCGAATCGACGATGTTGAAAAGAATGTCTTCCATGAATCGAGTCGACTCAATTCGACGTGGGGGGGCAACATTGTGGATATGGTCCGCTTTATGATCTACCTGGAAATTATCCAGGAGGAAAATCTGGTCAGCCATGCTGAGCAGAAGGGGCACTATCTACAGGAAAAACTCCTGACACTGAAGGAGCAACATCCGGAGATGATTATTAATCCCAGAGGCAGGGGGTTGATGTGCGCGTTTGACCTTCCGGATTCCGAAACCCGGAATACGTTGATGCAAGCTATCTGGAAGGAAGGCGCACTAATTCTGGGCAGCGGAACCAAAACCATCAGGTTCCGGCCACACCTGAACGTCTCAACGGAGGAGATAGACCAGGGTATCGAAATTGTGAAGAAGGCGCTGACGGAGATATAA